A genomic stretch from Candidatus Alcyoniella australis includes:
- a CDS encoding YbjQ family protein — protein MIITTTENVAGKPVVQTLGMVRGNTIRARNVGRDILAVFRNLIGGEITDYTKMLAQSREQALDRMVLQAEQLGADAVVMVRFATSEVMSGAAELLAYGTAVKFADQ, from the coding sequence ATGATTATCACCACAACCGAGAACGTGGCGGGTAAACCGGTAGTCCAGACTCTGGGGATGGTGCGCGGCAACACGATCCGCGCCAGGAACGTGGGCCGCGACATTCTGGCGGTGTTTCGCAACCTGATCGGCGGCGAGATCACCGACTACACCAAGATGCTCGCCCAGAGCCGCGAACAAGCTCTGGACCGGATGGTTCTTCAGGCCGAACAACTGGGGGCCGACGCGGTGGTGATGGTGCGTTTCGCCACCTCCGAGGTGATGTCCGGCGCAGCCGAGCTGTTGGCATACGGCACGGCGGTTAAATTCGCCGACCAGTAA
- a CDS encoding zf-HC2 domain-containing protein, with amino-acid sequence MGCEEGVLISGLVDGELDQAQLAQAKAHLEQCADCRALYQDLLSQQETMQMLFARENDQRLDDFEHGVYARLERRIGWVLLSIAATLLLAAGCIALVRDLIFNPELSLLVRISVPVGLVGLAVLGVSALRQRLTTLKHDPYREIER; translated from the coding sequence ATGGGCTGTGAGGAAGGCGTCTTAATCTCGGGGCTGGTCGACGGCGAGCTCGACCAGGCGCAGCTCGCGCAGGCCAAGGCTCACCTCGAACAGTGCGCCGACTGCCGCGCGCTTTACCAGGACCTGCTCTCACAACAGGAGACAATGCAGATGCTCTTCGCCCGCGAGAACGACCAGCGGCTCGATGATTTCGAGCACGGAGTTTACGCGCGGCTGGAACGCCGCATCGGCTGGGTGCTGCTCTCGATCGCCGCGACTTTGCTGCTGGCGGCCGGGTGCATCGCCCTGGTGCGCGACCTGATTTTCAACCCCGAGCTGTCGCTGCTGGTCAGGATCAGCGTGCCGGTGGGGCTGGTCGGCCTGGCCGTACTCGGCGTCTCGGCCCTGCGTCAGCGGCTGACAACGCTCAAGCACGATCCATACAGGGAGATCGAAAGATGA
- a CDS encoding RNA polymerase sigma factor: MRTFAQTGDKQAFTELMKRHKARAYRYCLTILRDHDEAMDASQDGFMRVFQARKTFQLDRPFNPWFHRILRNCALGRVRQTKRRRKAGDDELLVAQAAGPDCDPQKRAEALQLLQALSGLSPAHQEILALRCVDGLSYEQIAQRLEIPKGTVMSRLYHAREALRKKHGL; encoded by the coding sequence ATGCGGACTTTCGCCCAAACTGGCGATAAACAGGCTTTCACCGAGCTGATGAAGCGCCACAAGGCGCGGGCCTACCGCTACTGCCTAACGATTCTGCGCGATCACGACGAGGCGATGGACGCATCCCAGGACGGATTCATGCGCGTGTTTCAGGCGCGCAAAACCTTCCAATTGGATCGTCCGTTCAACCCCTGGTTCCACCGCATCCTGCGCAACTGCGCACTGGGACGCGTGCGTCAGACCAAACGTCGGCGCAAGGCCGGCGACGACGAGCTGCTGGTGGCGCAGGCCGCGGGACCGGACTGTGATCCGCAAAAGCGCGCCGAGGCGTTGCAGCTGTTGCAGGCGCTCTCGGGCCTGAGCCCGGCGCACCAGGAGATTCTGGCCCTGCGCTGTGTCGATGGGCTGAGCTACGAGCAGATCGCCCAGCGTCTGGAAATTCCCAAAGGGACCGTGATGTCCAGGCTCTACCACGCCCGCGAGGCGTTGAGGAAGAAACATGGGCTGTGA
- the groL gene encoding chaperonin GroEL (60 kDa chaperone family; promotes refolding of misfolded polypeptides especially under stressful conditions; forms two stacked rings of heptamers to form a barrel-shaped 14mer; ends can be capped by GroES; misfolded proteins enter the barrel where they are refolded when GroES binds) yields MAKQIRFGTDARTKVLIGVNVLADAVKATLGPKGRNAILDKSFGAPTVTKDGVTVAKEIDLEDKFENMGAQMVKEVASKTSDVAGDGTTTATVLAQALYREGSKVVAAGANPMDIKRGIDKATSIVVQQLASLSKPTKDQKEIAQVGTISANNDATIGNIIAEAMDKVGKEGVITVEEAKSMETTLEVVEGMQFDRGYLSPYFVTDAERMEIILEEPLILLNEKKISSMKDLLPVLEQVAKLGRPLLILAEDIEGEALATLVVNKIRGTLQVAAVKAPGFGDRRKAMLEDIAILTGGKVIAEELGIKLESVTLNDLGKAKRIVIDKDNTTIVDGAGTKQDIEGRVKQIRAQVEDTTSDYDREKLQERLAKLIGGVAVINVGAATEIEMKEKKARVEDALNATRAAVEEGIVPGGGVAYLRALPELDKLELDSDQQAGVNIVKRALEEPIRQIVANAGLEGSVVVDKVKNETGSFGFDASAEEYTDMIKAGIIDPTKVTRTALQNASSVAGMLLTTEVMITDKPEENAGGGPAMPPGGMGGMGGMGGMGGMM; encoded by the coding sequence ATGGCCAAACAGATAAGATTCGGTACTGACGCCCGGACAAAAGTCCTGATCGGCGTCAACGTTTTGGCGGACGCGGTCAAGGCCACTTTGGGCCCCAAAGGCCGCAACGCAATCCTCGACAAGAGCTTCGGCGCCCCGACCGTCACCAAAGACGGCGTGACCGTGGCCAAGGAAATCGATCTCGAGGACAAATTCGAAAACATGGGCGCGCAGATGGTCAAGGAAGTTGCTTCCAAGACCTCGGACGTGGCCGGTGACGGCACCACCACAGCCACCGTGCTGGCCCAGGCGCTATACCGCGAGGGTTCCAAGGTCGTGGCCGCCGGCGCCAACCCGATGGACATCAAGCGCGGCATCGACAAGGCAACGAGCATCGTTGTCCAGCAGCTGGCCTCGCTCAGCAAGCCGACCAAGGACCAGAAAGAGATCGCCCAGGTGGGCACGATCTCGGCCAACAACGACGCGACCATCGGCAACATCATTGCCGAGGCGATGGACAAAGTCGGTAAAGAGGGCGTGATCACAGTCGAAGAGGCCAAGAGCATGGAGACCACTTTAGAGGTGGTCGAGGGCATGCAGTTCGACCGCGGCTACCTCTCGCCGTACTTCGTCACCGACGCCGAGCGGATGGAAATCATTCTGGAAGAGCCGCTGATCCTGCTCAACGAGAAGAAAATCAGCTCGATGAAGGACCTGCTGCCCGTGCTCGAGCAGGTGGCCAAACTCGGTCGCCCGCTGCTGATCCTCGCCGAGGACATCGAGGGCGAGGCCCTGGCCACGCTGGTGGTCAACAAGATTCGCGGCACCCTGCAGGTGGCAGCCGTCAAGGCCCCGGGCTTCGGCGACCGCCGCAAGGCAATGCTCGAGGACATCGCGATCCTCACCGGCGGCAAAGTGATCGCCGAGGAGCTGGGCATCAAGCTCGAGAGCGTGACCCTCAACGACCTGGGCAAGGCCAAACGCATCGTGATCGACAAGGACAACACCACGATCGTCGACGGCGCGGGCACCAAGCAAGATATCGAAGGCCGCGTCAAGCAGATCCGCGCGCAGGTCGAGGACACCACCTCGGACTACGACCGTGAGAAGCTGCAGGAGCGCCTGGCCAAGTTGATCGGCGGCGTGGCCGTGATCAACGTCGGCGCCGCGACCGAGATCGAGATGAAAGAGAAGAAGGCCCGCGTGGAAGACGCTCTCAACGCCACTCGCGCGGCCGTTGAAGAGGGCATCGTCCCCGGTGGCGGCGTGGCCTATTTGCGCGCCCTGCCCGAACTGGACAAGCTCGAGCTCGACAGCGACCAGCAGGCCGGTGTGAACATCGTCAAGCGCGCCCTGGAGGAGCCGATCCGCCAGATCGTGGCCAACGCCGGCCTCGAGGGCTCGGTGGTGGTCGACAAGGTCAAGAACGAGACGGGTTCCTTCGGATTCGACGCCTCGGCCGAGGAGTACACGGACATGATCAAGGCCGGGATCATCGACCCGACCAAGGTCACTCGCACCGCACTGCAGAACGCATCGAGCGTGGCCGGCATGCTGCTGACCACCGAGGTGATGATCACCGACAAGCCCGAAGAGAACGCGGGCGGTGGTCCGGCGATGCCTCCGGGCGGTATGGGCGGAATGGGTGGAATGGGCGGCATGGGCGGCATGATGTAA
- the groES gene encoding co-chaperone GroES, translating to MKIRPLHDRIIVERLAEEETSKGGIIIPDSAKEKPAEGKIIAVGEGKVGDDGSKSPLDVKKGDRILFSKYAGTEVKISGDEYLIMREEDVLGVIED from the coding sequence ATGAAGATCAGGCCGCTGCACGACCGGATAATCGTCGAGCGTCTTGCCGAAGAGGAAACGAGCAAGGGCGGGATCATCATTCCCGACAGCGCCAAAGAAAAGCCCGCTGAGGGCAAAATCATCGCCGTGGGCGAGGGAAAAGTCGGAGACGACGGCTCCAAGAGCCCGCTGGATGTCAAAAAAGGCGATCGCATCCTCTTTTCCAAATACGCGGGCACCGAGGTTAAAATCTCGGGCGATGAGTACCTGATTATGCGTGAAGAAGACGTCCTGGGCGTAATCGAAGACTAA
- a CDS encoding radical SAM protein, producing MSRNFDLDIALVICPFWGVETPPIGLAYLDESVRAAGLSSKVIDFNLEVYYKQPSERREMWRTTINVTRNVLQRSADLLSSMDDDLEQMVQRLIALNARMIGFSVSLGSLRVTRELLGRLRAAGVRSKLVLGGPFFFDQSQARRVIARQADYIVAGEGEAVLVDALSAMRRGEDPTEVPGLLAISDSGVLRGTGREAPPVIDYPYPRYAGFDVPRYTVGRIDVLSSRGCVRKCRFCNDFRYAGRFRVRPEQSVIEEMRFIRDEHGLLKLMFLDPVFNGDLQRAARLCDKIIEADLGIGWSAQLMVHPGMESADFERMAAAGCTNVDMGLESGVDSVLAAMNKPYTAQQASRMIRGLAAAGISPKVNLIVGYPGESDADFEAGMRFIEDHADALVGVGLLNTCLINSDSYLDLHARELGLLMGRDTWAAATWADRLGNSFELRKRRAQRMLQTLERCGLPVDVNNVLWEIEAEPQVVSRQRILIEGADLLPLPHRLDEAQPPPGPLPQIQSYEIEPGRFTNGAWQCPVGVPLSISVTACDVHPQREVRIGVELWLSGFLVTRLLSPPLSCDKTGRARAGLLIQRLELEPEVYSLSLTLEQREGPRPMLRDARICRDVQVVAQDQAAPTVFHLLRTRHHWRVDPLRAGSCASGPAHIAGVKVENAPSLAGERGETVVTVQVASSEPVADPKLFVEILSNSRGLLRAAGFDLQAYPGHALIPAGGALVELVLPELALGWGAYAVAAGLFADDRRSALLSEASLERPFVVKVRPDRAVEGLVVPPHRWIDAQLPAPATDTPPERFTGDPLKALINDEASLIDASYFDFDLNGVRYFHFESEALIEQRDDRELRLVRRWGAWSSLPRIIESVERVDGRLRWRLAIEAANLDGLQRVKAGLLLDARCTGFELGDEGHDPQQRGPWGVIGPRDDAGRMPLEQCFELTLDAKIPLAARCNGSRVALSPGPDAPALMPVLQSDCDGAWGLSVYAVKPRRVGERLVLLDLLIDCDGVRPS from the coding sequence ATGAGCCGCAACTTCGATCTGGACATCGCGCTCGTGATTTGCCCGTTCTGGGGGGTGGAGACGCCGCCGATCGGCCTGGCCTACCTCGACGAATCGGTGCGCGCCGCGGGCCTGAGCAGCAAGGTGATCGACTTCAACCTCGAGGTCTATTACAAGCAGCCTTCTGAACGCCGCGAGATGTGGCGCACCACGATCAACGTCACGCGCAATGTGCTTCAGCGCTCGGCCGACCTGCTGTCCTCGATGGACGACGATCTGGAACAAATGGTGCAGCGGCTGATCGCGCTCAACGCGCGGATGATCGGCTTCTCGGTGAGCCTGGGCAGCCTGCGTGTAACGCGCGAGCTGCTGGGTCGACTGCGCGCGGCCGGCGTGCGCTCCAAGCTGGTGCTCGGCGGCCCGTTCTTCTTTGACCAAAGTCAGGCGCGACGGGTGATCGCGCGTCAAGCGGACTACATCGTGGCCGGCGAGGGCGAGGCAGTGCTGGTCGATGCCCTGAGCGCCATGCGACGCGGCGAGGATCCGACCGAGGTTCCGGGATTGCTGGCGATCAGCGACTCGGGGGTGTTGCGCGGGACCGGGCGCGAAGCGCCGCCCGTGATCGACTACCCCTATCCGCGCTACGCCGGGTTCGACGTGCCGCGCTACACCGTGGGGCGCATCGACGTGCTCTCGAGCCGCGGCTGCGTGAGGAAGTGTCGTTTTTGCAACGATTTCCGCTATGCCGGGCGCTTTCGCGTGCGGCCCGAACAAAGCGTGATCGAGGAAATGCGCTTTATCCGCGACGAGCATGGGCTGCTCAAACTGATGTTTCTCGACCCGGTGTTCAACGGCGACCTGCAACGCGCGGCACGGCTGTGCGATAAAATCATCGAGGCCGATCTGGGCATCGGCTGGTCCGCACAACTGATGGTCCATCCGGGCATGGAGTCCGCGGATTTCGAGCGCATGGCCGCCGCGGGCTGCACCAACGTGGACATGGGCCTGGAGAGCGGCGTTGACAGCGTGCTGGCGGCGATGAACAAACCGTACACTGCGCAGCAGGCCTCGCGGATGATTCGCGGCCTGGCCGCGGCCGGGATCAGCCCCAAGGTCAACCTGATAGTCGGCTATCCCGGCGAGTCGGACGCGGATTTCGAGGCCGGCATGCGCTTTATCGAGGACCATGCGGACGCGTTGGTGGGCGTGGGCCTGCTCAACACCTGCCTGATCAATTCCGACAGCTACCTCGACCTCCATGCGCGCGAGCTGGGGCTGCTGATGGGGCGCGACACCTGGGCCGCGGCGACCTGGGCCGATCGCCTGGGAAACTCGTTTGAGCTGCGCAAGCGCCGGGCGCAACGGATGTTGCAGACCCTCGAGCGCTGCGGCCTGCCCGTTGACGTGAATAACGTGCTGTGGGAGATCGAGGCCGAGCCGCAGGTGGTCTCGCGCCAGCGGATTTTGATCGAAGGCGCCGACCTGCTGCCGCTGCCGCACCGTCTGGACGAAGCTCAGCCGCCCCCCGGGCCGCTGCCGCAAATTCAATCGTACGAGATCGAGCCCGGCCGTTTTACAAACGGCGCCTGGCAATGCCCGGTGGGCGTGCCGCTGTCCATCAGCGTGACTGCCTGCGATGTACACCCCCAGCGCGAGGTGCGCATCGGCGTGGAGCTGTGGCTCTCGGGATTTCTGGTCACGCGGCTGCTCAGCCCGCCGCTGAGCTGCGACAAGACCGGCCGCGCGCGCGCCGGACTGCTGATCCAGCGGCTGGAGCTCGAGCCCGAGGTCTATTCCCTGTCGTTGACCCTCGAACAGCGCGAGGGTCCGCGCCCAATGCTGCGCGATGCGCGTATTTGCCGCGACGTGCAGGTCGTGGCCCAGGACCAGGCCGCGCCCACGGTTTTCCACCTGCTGCGGACGCGGCACCACTGGCGCGTCGATCCGCTCCGCGCCGGGTCCTGCGCATCCGGGCCTGCGCACATCGCCGGAGTCAAGGTCGAAAATGCGCCGTCCCTGGCCGGCGAGCGCGGCGAGACCGTGGTGACAGTCCAGGTCGCGTCGTCCGAGCCTGTGGCCGACCCCAAGCTGTTCGTCGAGATCCTCAGCAACTCGCGCGGCCTGTTGCGCGCGGCGGGCTTTGATTTACAGGCCTACCCGGGCCACGCGCTGATTCCCGCGGGCGGGGCATTGGTCGAGCTGGTGCTGCCCGAGCTGGCCCTGGGCTGGGGCGCTTACGCCGTGGCCGCCGGACTGTTTGCGGACGACCGACGAAGTGCGCTGCTCAGTGAGGCCTCGCTGGAGCGGCCGTTCGTGGTCAAGGTGCGTCCCGACCGCGCGGTGGAGGGGCTGGTCGTGCCGCCTCACCGTTGGATCGATGCGCAACTCCCTGCGCCGGCAACCGATACGCCCCCCGAGCGCTTTACCGGCGATCCGCTCAAGGCTTTAATCAACGATGAGGCGAGTTTGATCGACGCCTCGTACTTTGACTTCGATTTGAACGGCGTGCGCTACTTCCACTTCGAGTCCGAGGCGTTGATCGAACAACGCGATGATCGTGAGCTGCGCCTGGTTCGGCGCTGGGGCGCGTGGTCGAGCCTGCCGCGCATCATCGAAAGCGTGGAACGAGTGGATGGGCGACTGCGCTGGCGTTTGGCAATCGAGGCCGCGAACCTGGACGGGCTCCAGCGGGTCAAGGCCGGGCTGTTGCTCGACGCCCGGTGCACGGGATTTGAGCTTGGCGACGAGGGTCACGATCCGCAACAGCGTGGGCCGTGGGGCGTGATCGGACCGCGCGACGATGCCGGACGGATGCCCTTGGAACAATGCTTCGAGCTTACGTTAGACGCGAAGATTCCGCTGGCCGCGCGCTGCAACGGATCGCGGGTCGCGCTGAGTCCGGGACCGGACGCCCCGGCGCTGATGCCGGTGCTGCAGTCGGACTGCGACGGGGCCTGGGGCTTGTCAGTCTACGCTGTTAAGCCGCGGCGGGTCGGGGAGCGCCTGGTGCTGCTGGACCTGCTGATCGATTGCGACGGAGTCCGTCCCTCGTAA
- a CDS encoding glycosyltransferase family 39 protein: MGVSFLNNLTDPNLRDPLQVIQLPGFYPFGYNLWLALGYPLFGIDYQPHVLAGLALYCLGILAAALAARRLFRSNLAGAGAALVCAALPGVTIYSKFLAPEGLLLPLVPLALWAYLASERLARPHFAALLGLVMAAGFLTKWSFGAYVGPLFIVLGIDWLGALVREPRLRRRRIGGMLISLGLLAVVAGPWYLLVFDTGEFSRTSGLDPYFLEYRYTANLRVLLDYFLQMIGRRAWPLIIATCGLALYLTSRPARRGALLLALAGIGGPLLIFAVPPHLDHRYLLPLLPLCAMIAPGLISGMPRGTLRRGLGLGVAVFYLATHVAAFAAQRTHPPAFETIMGPQHRGDLLWGEIQARQMLQLCDELGHARFPDKDPIIVASHPYWTNYHLWQNYLHYEHAADPELFANLKPTWEYIHFHNALRARDASRADVVLMDCGPDEDCLNRNRDYVERFLVLDSEDRYSMLFDQEQRGFTLRDMQRDLEILEQEYELVRRIVPDPGNTILIYLRGTDSVAIDQQVQQHQALPDPPRLNSVD, translated from the coding sequence TTGGGAGTTTCGTTTCTCAACAACCTGACCGATCCGAATCTGCGCGATCCGCTGCAGGTGATTCAGCTTCCCGGGTTCTACCCCTTCGGCTACAACCTATGGCTGGCCCTGGGCTACCCGCTGTTTGGCATCGACTACCAACCGCACGTGCTGGCCGGACTGGCGCTGTACTGCCTGGGCATCCTTGCCGCGGCCCTGGCCGCACGCAGGCTGTTTCGCTCCAACCTCGCCGGCGCGGGCGCGGCCCTGGTCTGTGCGGCGCTGCCCGGTGTGACTATCTATTCCAAATTCCTCGCGCCCGAGGGACTGCTGCTGCCGCTGGTGCCTTTGGCGCTGTGGGCTTACCTGGCCTCGGAGCGCCTGGCTCGGCCGCATTTCGCCGCGCTGCTGGGACTGGTGATGGCTGCCGGATTTTTAACCAAGTGGAGCTTCGGCGCCTACGTCGGCCCGCTGTTTATCGTGCTGGGAATCGACTGGTTGGGCGCGCTTGTGCGCGAGCCGCGGCTGCGCCGCCGACGCATCGGCGGGATGCTGATCAGCCTTGGGTTGTTGGCGGTCGTGGCCGGGCCTTGGTATCTGCTGGTGTTCGACACGGGCGAATTCTCTCGCACCTCGGGCCTCGACCCGTACTTCCTCGAGTATCGCTACACGGCCAACCTGCGCGTGCTGCTGGACTACTTTTTACAGATGATCGGCCGCCGCGCCTGGCCGCTGATCATCGCGACCTGCGGACTGGCGCTGTATCTCACGTCGCGACCGGCGCGGCGCGGCGCGCTGCTGCTGGCCCTGGCCGGGATCGGCGGCCCGCTGCTGATCTTCGCCGTGCCCCCGCACCTGGATCACCGCTATTTACTGCCGTTGCTGCCGTTGTGCGCGATGATCGCGCCGGGCCTGATCAGCGGCATGCCCCGTGGAACCCTGCGCCGCGGACTGGGCCTGGGCGTGGCCGTGTTCTACCTGGCGACCCACGTGGCGGCGTTCGCCGCGCAACGCACTCATCCCCCGGCGTTCGAAACGATCATGGGACCCCAGCACCGCGGCGACCTGCTGTGGGGCGAAATTCAGGCGCGACAGATGCTGCAACTTTGCGACGAGCTGGGACACGCGCGCTTCCCGGACAAGGATCCGATCATCGTCGCCTCGCACCCCTACTGGACGAACTACCACCTCTGGCAGAACTACCTGCACTATGAGCATGCGGCCGATCCCGAGCTCTTCGCCAATCTCAAGCCGACCTGGGAGTACATCCATTTCCACAACGCCCTGCGCGCCCGCGACGCATCGCGCGCCGACGTGGTGCTGATGGACTGCGGGCCTGACGAGGACTGCCTGAACCGCAACCGCGACTACGTGGAGCGCTTCCTGGTGCTCGATTCCGAGGACCGCTACTCCATGCTGTTCGACCAAGAGCAGCGCGGCTTCACCCTGCGCGACATGCAGCGCGACCTTGAGATATTGGAGCAGGAGTACGAGCTGGTGCGGCGGATTGTGCCCGATCCGGGCAACACGATCTTGATCTATTTACGAGGGACGGACTCCGTCGCAATCGATCAGCAGGTCCAGCAGCACCAGGCGCTCCCCGACCCGCCGCGGCTTAACAGCGTAGACTGA
- a CDS encoding long-chain fatty acid--CoA ligase encodes MVAREDNLAQIFMARAKRHARKPCLRFKEDGLWSHSTYADVGEQVQRVALGLIALGLERGDRVALLSENRPEWAISDLAVLSAGGVQACIYSTNTPEQVGYIIRDCGARICLVSNNNQLQKVLRVKNTLPSLEQIVIFDPIQDITDRDPLVISMAQLCDIGRDKGDPAQLKHRIDSITPDDTATLIYTSGTTGMPKGVMLSHYNIISNVEAVMKVMDIGSSDVALSCLPLSHSFERTASHFSVLYAGASVAYIEGLDALAANMEEINPTVMVAVPRIFEKMHARILDDVHGLGRTAASLFVWALGIGREKAERELAGMRVPAVLRAKHELARRLVFSRIAERYGNRLRYFVSGGAPLAPEIAEFFWAIGIKLYEGYGLTETSPIVSANCPDAIKLGTVGRPLPGVEVRIADDGEIQVRGPNVMLGYFGHPQCSTEIFDPAGWLATGDIGLLDDDGFLRITDRKKDIIITASGKNIAPQNIENLLLMEKSIEQVNIVGDARKYLTAVIVPDFTEIDRWSKEQHLRFTSREETVKHPAVISLIAEAVDRVNGNLVKFETIKKFVLSSSEFSQENNMLTPTQKVRRKEVNQHFRDEIEQMYAE; translated from the coding sequence ATGGTCGCACGCGAGGACAACCTAGCCCAGATTTTCATGGCGCGCGCCAAGCGCCACGCACGTAAGCCGTGTCTGCGTTTCAAAGAGGACGGCCTGTGGAGCCACAGCACTTACGCCGATGTCGGCGAACAGGTCCAGCGTGTCGCCCTGGGACTGATCGCCCTGGGGCTCGAACGCGGCGACCGCGTGGCGCTGCTCAGCGAAAACCGGCCCGAGTGGGCGATCAGCGACCTGGCCGTACTCAGCGCCGGAGGCGTGCAGGCCTGCATCTACTCGACCAACACGCCCGAGCAGGTCGGCTACATCATTCGCGATTGCGGAGCGCGGATCTGCCTGGTTTCGAACAACAACCAGCTGCAGAAGGTGCTGCGGGTCAAGAACACCCTGCCCAGCCTGGAACAAATCGTGATCTTCGACCCGATCCAGGACATCACCGACCGCGACCCGCTGGTAATCAGCATGGCGCAGCTTTGCGACATCGGACGCGACAAGGGCGACCCAGCGCAGCTTAAGCACCGCATCGACTCGATCACGCCCGACGACACCGCGACCTTGATCTACACCTCGGGCACGACCGGCATGCCCAAGGGCGTGATGCTCAGCCATTACAACATCATCTCCAACGTCGAGGCGGTGATGAAGGTGATGGACATCGGCTCCAGCGACGTGGCCCTGTCCTGTCTGCCGCTGAGCCACAGCTTCGAGCGCACGGCCAGCCACTTCTCGGTGCTCTACGCCGGGGCCTCGGTGGCCTATATCGAGGGCCTCGATGCCCTGGCCGCCAACATGGAGGAGATCAACCCCACGGTGATGGTCGCCGTGCCGCGGATCTTCGAGAAGATGCACGCCCGGATTCTCGACGACGTGCACGGATTAGGCCGGACGGCCGCCAGCCTGTTTGTCTGGGCGCTGGGCATCGGCCGCGAAAAGGCGGAGCGCGAGCTGGCCGGCATGCGCGTGCCCGCCGTGCTACGCGCCAAGCACGAGCTGGCCCGGCGGCTGGTCTTCTCGCGGATCGCCGAGCGCTACGGCAACCGGCTGCGCTACTTCGTCAGCGGCGGCGCGCCGTTGGCCCCGGAGATCGCCGAATTTTTCTGGGCGATCGGCATCAAGCTCTACGAGGGCTACGGCCTGACCGAGACCAGCCCGATCGTCTCGGCCAACTGCCCCGACGCGATCAAGCTGGGCACCGTGGGCCGCCCACTGCCCGGAGTCGAGGTGCGTATCGCCGACGACGGCGAGATCCAGGTGCGCGGCCCGAACGTAATGCTCGGCTACTTCGGCCACCCCCAGTGCTCGACCGAGATCTTCGACCCCGCGGGCTGGCTGGCCACCGGCGACATCGGCCTGCTCGACGACGATGGCTTCCTGCGGATCACCGACCGTAAAAAGGACATCATCATCACCGCCTCGGGCAAGAACATCGCCCCGCAAAACATCGAGAACCTGCTGCTGATGGAGAAGAGCATCGAGCAGGTCAATATCGTCGGCGACGCGCGCAAATACCTCACCGCAGTAATCGTGCCCGATTTTACCGAGATCGACCGCTGGTCCAAGGAGCAGCACCTGCGCTTCACCAGCCGCGAGGAGACGGTCAAACACCCGGCGGTAATCAGCCTGATCGCCGAGGCCGTGGATCGCGTCAACGGCAACTTGGTCAAGTTCGAGACAATTAAGAAGTTCGTGCTCTCGTCCTCGGAGTTCTCCCAGGAGAACAACATGCTGACCCCCACACAGAAGGTGCGGCGCAAGGAGGTCAACCAGCACTTCCGGGACGAAATCGAGCAGATGTACGCCGAGTAA